One Sulfolobales archaeon genomic window, ATAAGAGATCCAGAGGATCTGAGGCTAGGCGATGTTGTTAGGAGAAAATGCGATACCAGCTGCGTATGCATAGCAGGCGCTCCCTGGGATTGGAGCACTGCTGGGAGGCCGGGGGCTAGATATGCTACTACCAGGCTAAGGGATTATCTATATAGCTTTAATGTTCATGAGGATATATGTGTATGTGATGCTGGAGACATAGATATAGCTCCAGGCGATATAACCACGACATCCTCTAGAATATACAACGCTGTGGGGGAGCTGTTAAGCATATGCAGAGGCTTCCTACTACTTGGGGGAGATCACAGTATAACCAGATACTCGGTATCAGCCGTGCTGGATAGGAGAGGCCCTGGAGGAGGGTTGGTTGTGTTCGATGCACATCTAGATCTGAGGAGGCTTTCTGAGGGCCTCTCATCAGGAACATATCTCAGAGAGCTTCTAGAAGAGAGGGGATCTGGCTTAAAGGTTGTGGTGGTTGGTGTTAGAAGGCATAGCGTTCCCAGATACATGTTTGATCTGGCTAGGAGGCTGGGTGTTACATATATAGAATCCGAGGATCTAAATCCCAGAGAAGTTGTGAGGATTATAAATGAGATCCTCTCGGAGGCTAAATGGATCTATATAAGCTTTGATAGCGACTCTCTAGATCCGAATCAATGTCCGGGGGTTAACTCACCATCACCCCTAGGTCTAGCTATGCGGGAGGTTGTGGAGATCTTGGATGGTATCTCCAAGACTAGAAGGCTTGTTGGGGGTGATATTGTGGAATATGTGCCAATATTAGATCATGGGGAGATATGTGGAAGGAACCTGGCCTATATAGCATATAGAATGATCCATCTCATGGGATCTTAGCTATCTAGGGCGATCGCTGGATCTCGCAACCCCTTATATCTTTCACCAAAACCCCATCTTTTATAACACATGCTATTGGTTCTCGGCGCATTAGATAGCCAAACCATCTATAGCTCGGCTGTGCCCATAGCACTATATCGGCTCTCGAACCCTCTATAAGGGATCCCACGCGCCCCCCAAGTCCAAGGCTATAGGCTGCGTTAACTGTTGCAGCTGCAATGGCATTTGCGGGGGGTAGTGAGAGGTAGTTAACAGCTAGATCTATTGTTGCCACCATATCGAGGTTCATGAGGGATGGGGAGTGATCTGTTGCAATAGCTATTATCGCCCCTC contains:
- a CDS encoding arginase family protein; translated protein: MIPTLFRTPGSRFIRDPEDLRLGDVVRRKCDTSCVCIAGAPWDWSTAGRPGARYATTRLRDYLYSFNVHEDICVCDAGDIDIAPGDITTTSSRIYNAVGELLSICRGFLLLGGDHSITRYSVSAVLDRRGPGGGLVVFDAHLDLRRLSEGLSSGTYLRELLEERGSGLKVVVVGVRRHSVPRYMFDLARRLGVTYIESEDLNPREVVRIINEILSEAKWIYISFDSDSLDPNQCPGVNSPSPLGLAMREVVEILDGISKTRRLVGGDIVEYVPILDHGEICGRNLAYIAYRMIHLMGS